Proteins encoded within one genomic window of Rhododendron vialii isolate Sample 1 chromosome 1a, ASM3025357v1:
- the LOC131320130 gene encoding uncharacterized protein LOC131320130 → MARVNRGPPLKGYVSNSRRRKTVLEVDLNVPPSENRDQEGTSAHANFLVVEPSAPIDVEAFDDDVVISSPRAFAQAKYNSRRRRGRTVVVDVDSEERTSGVAPNGRNKRRRVQSNLINSDLYVNLEVASGSMRENVQSVKPVPPPPPPPPKEPIFKCPICMGPFVEEMSTKCGHVFCKACIKAAIGAQGKCPTCRRKVTIKDTIRIYLPASD, encoded by the exons ATGGCTAGGGTTAATAGGGGACCTCCTCTAAAAGGGTATGTGAGTAACTCAAGGAGGAGGAAGACTGTACTAGAGGTAGACCTCAACGTGCCACCTAGTGAGAACCGGGATCAGGAAGGAACTTCAGCTCATGCCAACTTTCTAGTTGTGGAGCCATCTGCACCAATTGACGTCGAGGCTTTTGATGACGATGTTGTAATATCATCCCCCAGGGCTTTTGCACAA GCTAAATACAATTCTAGAAGACGTCGTGGAAGAACTGTTGTAGTTGATGTAGATTCAG AAGAAAGAACCTCTGGGGTTGCTCCCAATGGTCGCAACAAACGGAGGAGAGTTCAATCAAATCTTATCAATAGTGATCTTTACGTTAACCTAGAGGTTGCTAGCGGTTCCATg AGAGAGAATGTGCAGAGCGTGAAACcagtaccaccaccaccaccgccgccaccaaaGGAACCAATATTCAAATGTCCAATATGCATGGGCCCATTCGTTGAGGAGATGTCAACGAAGTGTGGTCATGTATTCTGTAAGGCATGCATTAAGGCTGCAATAGGTGCTCAGGGTAAATGCCCTACCTGTCGGAGAAAAGTCACAATCAAAGATACCATTAGGATCTATCTTCCTGCATCTGATTGA